A region from the Mya arenaria isolate MELC-2E11 chromosome 2, ASM2691426v1 genome encodes:
- the LOC128206658 gene encoding uncharacterized protein LOC128206658 isoform X1: protein MLGPSHKRRRSGHRCWDPVTRGGRDRDAVTQSQEVEVGTQMLGPSHKRRRSGHRCWDPVTRGGGQSTDAGTQSQEEEVRTQMLGPSHKRRRSEHRCWDPVTRGGGQSTDARTQSQEEMDRTLSQSQEADRQSQEHQPILLLTNSIDDSDIETSVWWRRLSCKASRSQGVLGVCFQHHPAADLAVITHQLLHNKVLAVQDWSVFWQQIRMNSNVKVAEIPCCLTQAELSPVISEEVQPQTKWHPGSGSWPSDIRRGTVPNKVASREWKLAQ from the exons atgcttggacccagtcacaagaggaggaggtcaggacatagatgctgggacccagtcactaGAGGAGGTAGGGACAGGGATGCTgtgacccagtcacaagaggtggaggtcgggacacagatgctgggacccagtcacaagaggagaaGGTCAGggcacagatgctgggacccagtcacaagaggaggaggtcagagcacagatgctgggacccagtcacaagaggaggaggtcaggacacagatgctgggacccagtcacaagaggaggaggtcagagcacagatgctgggacccagtcacaagaggaggaggtcagaGCACAGATGCtaggacccagtcacaagaagAGATGGACCGGACACTGTCGCAG TCCCAAGAAGCAGACAGGCAATCCCAGGAACACCAGCCCATTTTGTTGCTCACCAACAGTATTGATGATAGTGACATAGAAACATCCGTATGGTGGAGAAGGCTGAG cTGCAAGGCAAGCAGATCACAAGGTGTTTTGGGGGTGTGTTTCCAGCACCATCCAGCAGCTGATCTAGCAGTCATCACCCACCAGTTGCTGCACAACAAGGTGTTAGCAGTCCAAGACTGGTCTGTGTTCTGGCAGCAGATTCGGATGAACAGCAATGTAAAAG TGGCTGAAATTCCATGTTGCTTGACACAGGCTGAACTTTccccagtgatatcagaagaggtccagccccaaacaaagtggcatccagggagtggaagttggcccagtgatatcagaagaggtacagtcccaaacaaagtggcatccagggagtggaagttggcccagtga
- the LOC128206658 gene encoding uncharacterized protein LOC128206658 isoform X2, translated as MLGPSHKRRRSGHRCWDPVTRGGRDRDAVTQSQEVEVGTQMLGPSHKRRRSGHRCWDPVTRGGGQSTDAGTQSQEEEVRTQMLGPSHKRRRSEHRCWDPVTRGGGQSTDARTQSQEEMDRTLSQSQEADRQSQEHQPILLLTNSIDDSDIETSVWWRRLSCKASRSQGVLGVCFQHHPAADLAVITHQLLHNKVLAVQDWSVFWQQIRMNSNVKG; from the exons atgcttggacccagtcacaagaggaggaggtcaggacatagatgctgggacccagtcactaGAGGAGGTAGGGACAGGGATGCTgtgacccagtcacaagaggtggaggtcgggacacagatgctgggacccagtcacaagaggagaaGGTCAGggcacagatgctgggacccagtcacaagaggaggaggtcagagcacagatgctgggacccagtcacaagaggaggaggtcaggacacagatgctgggacccagtcacaagaggaggaggtcagagcacagatgctgggacccagtcacaagaggaggaggtcagaGCACAGATGCtaggacccagtcacaagaagAGATGGACCGGACACTGTCGCAG TCCCAAGAAGCAGACAGGCAATCCCAGGAACACCAGCCCATTTTGTTGCTCACCAACAGTATTGATGATAGTGACATAGAAACATCCGTATGGTGGAGAAGGCTGAG cTGCAAGGCAAGCAGATCACAAGGTGTTTTGGGGGTGTGTTTCCAGCACCATCCAGCAGCTGATCTAGCAGTCATCACCCACCAGTTGCTGCACAACAAGGTGTTAGCAGTCCAAGACTGGTCTGTGTTCTGGCAGCAGATTCGGATGAACAGCAATGTAAAAG GCTGA